One genomic segment of Rivularia sp. PCC 7116 includes these proteins:
- a CDS encoding ATP-binding protein, whose translation MKLASFRLRIALFSSVLAGSALIGFGGISWLQIYNANISRLDAQIINQLMRGNGPPKRDITQLYQKQRWKLYSDSLSDVLGANTKIPTALLVLDKEGNKLYQTQEIILDRDLHRLLNKQLKLTNPSPLITARNLSSKELPPAPLPILLTTESTETGTWRIGTAKFRKIQIAVAVNLEVVNQEMAAITNIFLISIPGVLLLIAVGGWLLSGSVLRPINQLTSEIQLVSAKGLDRRIPLDKTDVEFVELIQVFNQMLERLERSFHQASRFSGDAAHELKTPLTILQGELERTLQQVTHGSEVQQRLSYLLDEVHRLNGIIRKLLLLSLADAGKLSLYLVKVDISELLFQMLEDMEMLAPHLRVQTNIAKGLKVKGDKDLLMQVLQNLISNAIKYNLADGWIKVDAFANQNSLQVTIVNASEGIKDENRTRIFDRFHRGDPSRNRKVEGIGLGLSLAREIVRAHHGELILNPASEGETSFSLCLPVV comes from the coding sequence ATGAAACTAGCTTCGTTTCGTCTGAGAATTGCTTTATTCTCTTCAGTTCTTGCTGGTAGTGCTTTGATTGGGTTTGGTGGAATTTCCTGGTTGCAAATTTACAATGCCAACATTAGCCGTTTGGATGCACAAATTATTAATCAGTTAATGCGAGGAAATGGTCCACCAAAACGAGATATTACGCAACTTTACCAGAAACAGAGATGGAAATTATACTCCGATTCACTTTCCGATGTATTAGGAGCAAATACAAAAATACCTACGGCTCTATTAGTACTTGACAAAGAGGGTAATAAACTTTACCAAACTCAGGAAATCATTTTAGATAGGGATTTGCATCGTCTGCTTAATAAGCAACTAAAATTAACAAATCCCTCTCCACTAATAACTGCTCGTAATCTATCCAGCAAGGAATTACCTCCTGCCCCACTTCCCATTCTCTTAACTACAGAATCTACAGAAACAGGAACTTGGCGAATTGGTACGGCTAAATTTCGCAAAATTCAAATAGCAGTTGCTGTTAATTTAGAAGTAGTTAATCAAGAAATGGCTGCGATTACCAATATTTTCTTGATTTCTATCCCTGGAGTATTGTTATTAATTGCAGTTGGTGGGTGGTTGCTGTCTGGAAGTGTTTTACGTCCCATAAATCAGTTAACTAGTGAAATTCAACTAGTTAGTGCCAAAGGATTAGATCGAAGAATTCCTCTAGATAAAACAGATGTGGAATTTGTGGAATTGATTCAAGTATTTAACCAAATGCTCGAACGTTTAGAACGCAGTTTTCATCAAGCTTCTCGTTTCAGTGGTGATGCTGCTCATGAATTAAAAACTCCATTAACGATTTTGCAAGGAGAATTAGAAAGAACATTACAGCAGGTAACTCACGGAAGTGAAGTACAGCAGCGTTTGAGTTATTTATTGGATGAAGTTCACCGTCTGAATGGAATTATCCGCAAATTGTTACTGTTGTCTTTAGCCGATGCCGGAAAATTGAGTCTATACCTGGTGAAGGTGGATATTTCGGAGTTATTATTTCAGATGTTAGAAGATATGGAAATGTTAGCTCCTCATCTGAGAGTACAAACTAATATTGCAAAGGGATTAAAAGTTAAAGGTGACAAAGATTTGCTGATGCAGGTTTTGCAAAATCTAATTAGTAACGCTATAAAATATAATCTTGCTGACGGTTGGATAAAAGTTGATGCCTTCGCAAATCAAAATTCACTTCAAGTTACTATTGTTAATGCATCTGAGGGAATAAAAGATGAGAATAGAACTCGAATTTTTGACCGTTTCCATCGAGGAGATCCATCTCGCAACCGTAAAGTAGAAGGAATTGGATTGGGTTTGAGTCTTGCTCGCGAAATAGTTCGTGCCCATCATGGTGAGTTAATCCTTAATCCAGCTTCGGAAGGAGAGACATCTTTTAGTCTTTGTTTACCGGTGGTGTGA
- a CDS encoding leucine-rich repeat domain-containing protein has protein sequence MMNEEELLKIIEQTEKEGLTTLNLSGEDLHFLPKEIKKLPNLEYLYLGNNHLTELPEEIEQLKKLKLLDLSNNLIKSFPLGIAKLTNLKVLSLDDNYLNNLPEEIGNLNNLEYLDLSNNQLNQLPPEFGKLIKLQELCLEGNQLTSLPCEFGQLSKLKELDLLENELTYLPEEFGKLINLQKVDLGNNKLITLPKEIGQLANLELLEIGENQLTSLPPELGKLSKLKQLNLSVNQLSDLPLSQAKLINLKTLYLCSNQFTKLPAEISRLTNLKSLYVIQNQLNNLTPEIGQLSNLELLDISENKLNSLPTEIEKLTSLRYFILNVNHLSNLPKEIGHLTNLVTLNLQENQLTTLPTEIEKLMNLEYLFLSENKISNLPIEIKQLTKLKHLDLSKNPISIPPEILKEKPQKILNCYFTSHHR, from the coding sequence ATGATGAACGAAGAAGAACTATTAAAAATAATCGAACAAACAGAAAAAGAAGGATTAACAACATTAAACCTTTCTGGTGAAGACTTACACTTTTTACCAAAGGAAATAAAAAAACTACCTAATTTAGAATATCTATATTTAGGAAATAATCACCTCACTGAATTACCAGAAGAAATTGAGCAACTCAAGAAATTGAAGCTTCTCGACTTATCTAACAATCTAATCAAATCATTTCCATTAGGAATCGCAAAGCTGACTAATTTAAAGGTACTCAGTCTGGATGACAATTATTTAAATAATTTACCTGAAGAAATCGGTAATTTAAATAATTTAGAATATCTAGATTTGAGCAACAATCAATTAAATCAATTACCTCCGGAGTTTGGAAAACTCATTAAGTTACAAGAACTTTGTCTAGAAGGAAATCAACTGACTAGCTTACCCTGCGAATTTGGACAACTCAGCAAGTTGAAAGAATTAGATTTGCTTGAAAATGAATTAACTTACTTACCAGAAGAGTTTGGAAAATTAATCAATTTACAAAAAGTTGATTTAGGAAACAATAAACTTATAACTTTACCAAAAGAAATCGGACAACTCGCGAATTTAGAGCTATTAGAAATTGGAGAGAATCAACTAACTAGCTTACCTCCTGAGCTTGGAAAACTCAGCAAGTTGAAACAACTTAACCTATCTGTTAATCAATTGAGTGATTTACCGCTATCGCAAGCCAAATTGATTAATTTAAAAACGTTGTATCTATGTTCCAATCAATTTACTAAGTTACCCGCAGAAATATCTAGATTGACTAACTTAAAATCTCTCTATGTAATTCAAAATCAACTAAATAACTTAACCCCTGAAATAGGTCAACTATCTAATTTAGAGCTTCTCGATATCAGCGAGAATAAGCTTAATAGCTTACCAACAGAAATTGAAAAACTGACTAGTTTACGATATTTTATCTTAAATGTAAATCACTTAAGTAATTTACCAAAAGAAATCGGACATCTAACTAATTTAGTAACTCTAAACCTTCAGGAAAATCAATTAACTACTTTACCAACAGAAATCGAAAAGCTTATGAATTTAGAATATCTTTTTCTGAGCGAAAATAAAATTAGTAATTTACCTATAGAAATAAAACAACTTACAAAGCTGAAACATCTTGATTTATCTAAAAATCCAATTTCAATTCCACCAGAGATTTTAAAAGAAAAACCTCAAAAAATACTCAATTGCTATTTCACCTCACACCACCGGTAA
- a CDS encoding leucine-rich repeat domain-containing protein — MTEEELLEQIEQAAREGLKTLNLARQSIKLLPKEIGQLTNLKVLNLDENQLITLPREIGNLTNLEYLCLSRNKLSSLPSEIGKLINLEELDLEENQINSLPPEIGKINNLQCLDLESNHLSELPREIGQLTRLKSLYLSGNQLNELPSDIGQLTRLHTLYLGGNQLTSLPVEIKKLTGLIEIELSKNPISIPLGVLKKSPKQIINFYFKLQNHGSN; from the coding sequence ATGACTGAAGAAGAATTACTAGAGCAAATTGAACAAGCAGCAAGAGAAGGATTAAAAACATTAAACCTTGCCCGTCAAAGCATAAAGCTGTTACCGAAAGAAATCGGTCAACTCACTAATTTAAAAGTACTTAATTTAGATGAAAATCAACTGATTACTTTACCTAGAGAAATCGGAAATCTAACTAATCTAGAATATCTCTGTTTAAGTCGCAATAAATTAAGTAGCTTACCATCAGAAATTGGTAAACTTATTAATTTAGAAGAACTTGACCTGGAAGAAAATCAAATCAATAGCTTACCTCCAGAAATTGGAAAAATTAATAATTTACAGTGTCTTGATTTAGAAAGTAATCATCTAAGTGAATTACCCAGAGAAATTGGTCAACTGACTCGGTTAAAATCTCTTTATCTCAGCGGAAATCAATTAAATGAATTACCTTCAGATATTGGTCAACTGACTAGATTACACACCCTCTACCTCGGCGGAAATCAACTTACTAGTTTACCTGTGGAAATAAAAAAACTTACCGGACTTATAGAGATAGAATTATCTAAAAACCCAATATCTATTCCACTAGGGGTATTAAAGAAGAGTCCCAAGCAAATTATTAATTTTTATTTCAAATTACAAAATCATGGCTCGAATTAA
- a CDS encoding GNAT family N-acetyltransferase: protein MQIKIRNLQEVEIPEADRIFRLAFGTFIGLPNPLEIFGDADFITYRWKTDPSAAFAAEINGKLVGTNIACRWGNVGFFGPLSVHPDYWNQGVAQKLIAAVMSKFEQWDVKQANLFTFADSSKHHVLYQKFGFYPRFLTFFMAKSIQKTSEESASGYSQLQPELRRQSLDACFEITNEIYPGLDVSSEIIAVYEHNLGDTVLLWEDNQLIGFAVCHCGANTEAGSNDCYIKFAAVKPGINVAANFEKLLKSCEYFTENQGLNRLVAAVNISHEQAYKILFARQFRTESIGVTMHNPSPEYNKVDVFVLDNWR, encoded by the coding sequence ATGCAAATCAAAATTCGGAATTTGCAAGAAGTTGAAATCCCTGAAGCCGATCGGATTTTTCGATTAGCATTTGGTACCTTTATTGGACTACCCAATCCGTTAGAAATATTCGGTGATGCAGATTTTATTACTTATCGGTGGAAAACAGATCCGAGTGCAGCATTTGCAGCGGAAATTAATGGTAAATTAGTCGGTACAAATATTGCTTGTCGTTGGGGAAATGTAGGATTTTTTGGTCCTTTAAGCGTTCATCCCGACTATTGGAATCAAGGTGTTGCTCAAAAGTTGATTGCTGCTGTGATGTCAAAATTTGAGCAATGGGATGTTAAACAAGCTAATTTATTTACTTTTGCTGATAGTTCTAAACATCATGTACTTTACCAAAAATTTGGTTTTTACCCTCGTTTCCTAACTTTTTTTATGGCGAAGTCCATACAGAAAACATCAGAAGAATCAGCATCGGGATATTCGCAGTTACAACCAGAATTACGTCGTCAATCTTTAGATGCTTGCTTTGAAATTACTAATGAAATTTATCCTGGTTTGGATGTTTCTTCAGAAATCATTGCTGTTTACGAACACAATTTAGGTGACACGGTTTTGCTTTGGGAGGATAATCAACTAATTGGATTTGCTGTTTGTCATTGCGGTGCGAATACAGAAGCTGGCAGCAATGACTGTTATATAAAATTCGCAGCAGTAAAACCAGGAATTAACGTCGCAGCAAACTTTGAAAAATTACTAAAATCTTGCGAATATTTTACCGAAAATCAAGGATTAAATCGCTTAGTTGCAGCAGTTAACATCAGTCACGAGCAAGCGTACAAAATTTTGTTTGCACGACAATTTAGAACAGAAAGTATCGGTGTTACTATGCATAACCCAAGTCCGGAATACAACAAGGTTGATGTTTTTGTCTTAGATAATTGGCGTTAG
- a CDS encoding tyrosinase family protein yields MKHLPKILAKMTVGMAIVFSISQAPAIAASLVRKNVIDLTPQEKADFVDAIKTLKTTPGTNDNQVSIYDEIVAIHTGAMAFTPKQLGGLVTLPQDTPATGQQAGVDAAHGNSAFLPWHREYLNRFEKALQSVNPNVTIPYWDWTDPRSVDAIFQPDFLGTNGSGQPREIRGRDELLEGGPLQSGNFSAADGWNLIPDLHTNVVTGETLGSSIVRYLPPDSNPPEQQLPLDNARIDRLLQSDNYNRFRLALEGRTFIDENGNEQICTLPCTHNLIHALVGGGFVDQPPDLSDLNPPAEPPPLEIVGTMNNVPGSPNDPVFWLHHSNVERLWAEWQNNGRQGSEFYAELGTQPQGHDLNDRMWPWDGGASIPGSVSDIDITPYLPSIAPEDIVKVSDTLNLSDYHYTYDTIVNKGQVIKVPETNSIFGLFGLGVVGAICLRRRKGFFGS; encoded by the coding sequence ATGAAGCATTTACCAAAAATCCTCGCCAAAATGACTGTCGGTATGGCTATTGTCTTCAGCATCTCGCAAGCTCCAGCAATAGCTGCATCTTTGGTGAGAAAGAACGTTATTGATTTGACTCCACAGGAAAAAGCAGATTTTGTGGATGCAATTAAAACATTAAAAACAACACCTGGTACTAACGATAATCAAGTCAGCATCTATGATGAGATTGTTGCCATCCATACTGGTGCAATGGCATTTACACCAAAGCAATTGGGTGGTTTAGTTACACTTCCTCAAGATACGCCAGCCACAGGGCAGCAGGCTGGAGTTGATGCGGCTCATGGAAATTCGGCATTTCTACCTTGGCATCGTGAATATTTGAACCGATTTGAAAAAGCTTTACAGTCGGTTAATCCTAACGTCACTATTCCCTATTGGGATTGGACAGATCCCAGATCCGTTGATGCGATTTTCCAGCCAGACTTTTTAGGTACTAATGGCTCGGGGCAGCCAAGAGAGATTCGAGGTAGAGATGAACTGTTAGAAGGTGGTCCTTTGCAGTCAGGTAATTTTTCTGCTGCTGATGGCTGGAATCTGATTCCAGATTTACACACTAACGTTGTAACCGGGGAAACCTTAGGAAGCTCTATTGTTCGCTATCTACCACCTGACTCTAATCCCCCCGAGCAGCAATTACCTCTAGATAATGCTCGAATAGATAGACTTCTTCAATCTGACAACTATAATAGGTTCCGCCTTGCTTTAGAAGGACGGACTTTTATTGATGAAAACGGCAACGAGCAAATCTGTACATTGCCCTGTACTCATAACCTTATTCATGCATTAGTTGGTGGTGGATTCGTCGATCAACCACCCGATTTATCTGACCTAAATCCACCGGCAGAACCACCCCCACTGGAAATAGTTGGTACTATGAACAACGTTCCAGGCTCTCCTAATGACCCAGTTTTCTGGCTGCATCATAGTAACGTAGAACGTCTTTGGGCAGAATGGCAAAACAACGGTCGCCAAGGTAGCGAATTTTATGCTGAACTAGGTACGCAACCTCAAGGACACGATCTTAATGATAGGATGTGGCCTTGGGATGGCGGTGCTTCCATACCAGGCTCGGTTAGTGATATAGATATAACACCCTATTTACCATCGATTGCACCGGAGGATATTGTTAAAGTTTCCGATACTTTGAATCTTAGTGATTATCACTACACTTATGACACCATTGTAAACAAAGGTCAGGTAATAAAAGTTCCGGAAACTAATTCGATATTTGGTTTATTCGGTTTGGGTGTTGTGGGTGCTATTTGTCTGCGTCGGCGTAAAGGTTTTTTTGGTAGCTAG
- a CDS encoding class I SAM-dependent methyltransferase has translation MKQWYEELFENYAVKYDKESFTQGTIGECDFIEKEIEYNKEAKILDIGCGTGRHSIELAKRGYKVIGIDLSESMLRRAKQKAGEEDVEVKFEKHDARKIPYLDQFDLVIMLCEGGFSLMETDEMNFQILQNAANALKSKGKFIFTTLNGLFPLFNSVKEFLNSEAESGNATYDNNSFDLMTFRDVSKICIEDDLGNQKEIQSVERYYVPSEITWLLKTLNFQPVDIFGAKLGAFSRGDKLSTKDFEMLVIAEK, from the coding sequence ATGAAACAGTGGTATGAAGAATTGTTTGAAAATTACGCAGTTAAATACGATAAAGAAAGTTTCACTCAAGGAACCATTGGAGAGTGCGACTTTATTGAAAAAGAAATTGAATATAACAAAGAAGCAAAAATTCTTGATATCGGCTGTGGTACTGGTAGACATTCGATTGAATTAGCCAAAAGAGGATATAAGGTTATTGGGATTGATTTATCTGAATCTATGTTAAGAAGGGCAAAGCAAAAGGCAGGCGAAGAAGACGTAGAAGTCAAATTTGAAAAACATGATGCCAGAAAAATTCCTTATTTAGATCAATTTGATTTGGTAATTATGCTATGTGAAGGTGGATTTTCTTTAATGGAAACCGACGAGATGAATTTCCAAATCTTGCAGAATGCCGCTAATGCCTTAAAATCAAAAGGAAAATTCATTTTTACTACCTTGAACGGTTTATTTCCTCTATTTAATTCCGTCAAAGAATTCCTCAATTCAGAAGCGGAATCTGGAAATGCGACATACGACAATAATTCATTCGATTTAATGACTTTTCGAGATGTCAGTAAGATATGTATCGAAGATGATTTGGGAAATCAAAAAGAAATTCAATCTGTCGAAAGATATTATGTACCATCCGAAATAACTTGGCTATTAAAAACGCTAAATTTTCAACCCGTGGATATTTTTGGCGCTAAACTTGGTGCTTTTAGTCGAGGGGATAAATTATCAACCAAAGACTTTGAAATGCTAGTAATCGCAGAAAAATAA
- the murD gene encoding UDP-N-acetylmuramoyl-L-alanine--D-glutamate ligase → MPKAHVIGLGKSGVAAARLLKREGWEVEIGDTKTSPNLLKQQQELALEGITVKLEYSLKLEDTELPKLIVVSPGVPWDIPALIAARKKGIETVGEMELAWRNLGSIPWVAVTGTNGKTTVTSLIGAIFQTAGLNAPTCGNIGLAATEIALEDKQRGQNSSPSSPSSPSNLEWIIAELSSYQIESSDSLSPKIGIWTTLTPDHLARHKTVENYYSIKARLLKRSQMQVFNADNPYLRKVGETDWQDAYWTSIKGKDNLLTGKGFYIEDGWVVETQITSTSEDQKIMPVSALRMVGEHNLQNLLLSVAAARLAGIEKSAIHQAISEFSGVPHRLEHIRTIEGIDFINDSKATNYDAAEVGLASVKSPAILIAGGAAKAGNDKPWIDQIKQKAAAVLLIGDAAPVFAKRFEEEGYSNYEDMGTMEKAVTHGLKLAKQHDAKVVLLSPACASFDQYANFEVRGDDFRKCCLEL, encoded by the coding sequence ATGCCTAAAGCTCATGTAATTGGATTGGGAAAGTCCGGTGTTGCTGCGGCGAGATTGTTGAAACGAGAAGGTTGGGAGGTGGAAATTGGTGATACAAAAACCTCCCCTAACCTCCTCAAACAACAACAAGAACTTGCCCTTGAGGGAATCACGGTAAAATTAGAGTATTCCCTCAAACTCGAAGATACCGAACTACCGAAATTAATTGTTGTTAGTCCCGGTGTACCCTGGGACATCCCTGCATTAATCGCAGCCCGAAAAAAAGGGATTGAAACCGTGGGGGAAATGGAACTTGCATGGCGCAATTTAGGTTCCATCCCTTGGGTAGCAGTTACCGGAACCAACGGTAAAACTACCGTCACGTCATTAATCGGAGCAATTTTTCAAACAGCAGGCTTAAACGCACCAACTTGCGGGAATATTGGTCTTGCTGCAACTGAAATAGCACTTGAGGACAAGCAAAGAGGACAAAATTCTTCCCCCTCTTCCCCCTCTTCCCCCTCTAACCTAGAGTGGATAATCGCCGAACTCAGCAGTTACCAAATCGAATCCTCCGACTCGCTGTCTCCCAAAATTGGAATCTGGACGACATTAACCCCAGACCATTTAGCGCGTCATAAAACTGTAGAAAACTACTACAGTATCAAAGCACGTTTATTAAAACGTTCTCAAATGCAGGTTTTTAACGCTGATAACCCATATTTGAGAAAAGTGGGTGAAACCGATTGGCAAGATGCTTATTGGACGAGCATTAAAGGTAAAGATAATTTACTTACCGGCAAAGGTTTTTATATAGAAGATGGTTGGGTTGTAGAGACGCAAATTACATCTACATCGGAAGACCAAAAAATTATGCCAGTTTCCGCTTTAAGAATGGTGGGAGAGCATAATTTACAAAACCTATTATTATCAGTTGCAGCAGCAAGATTAGCAGGAATTGAAAAATCAGCAATTCATCAAGCTATATCTGAATTCTCCGGAGTTCCTCACCGTTTAGAACATATTCGGACAATAGAAGGAATTGATTTTATTAATGATAGTAAAGCAACCAACTACGATGCTGCTGAAGTTGGTTTAGCATCGGTAAAAAGTCCGGCAATATTAATAGCTGGGGGTGCTGCGAAAGCTGGTAACGATAAACCCTGGATAGATCAAATTAAACAAAAAGCCGCCGCTGTATTATTAATTGGTGATGCAGCACCGGTATTTGCAAAGCGCTTTGAAGAAGAAGGATATTCCAACTACGAAGACATGGGAACGATGGAAAAAGCCGTTACTCATGGATTGAAATTAGCGAAACAGCATGATGCCAAGGTAGTATTACTGTCTCCTGCTTGTGCAAGTTTTGACCAGTATGCGAACTTTGAAGTACGCGGTGATGATTTTCGGAAGTGTTGTTTGGAATTATAG
- the glyS gene encoding glycine--tRNA ligase subunit beta, producing the protein MANFLLEVGTEELPASFLRGALSQWKQMIPGSIAENFLDNEAVEIYGTPRRLAVLIKGLPEQQADREEEVKGPPAKAAFKDGNPTKAAEGFAKKQGVDVNQLEVRPTDKGDFVFVKKSIKGRSTADILTELIPNWIFKLEGKRLMRWSDGDLKFSRPIRWLVALLDDKVLPIEIENNSEMVKSGNSSRGHRVLHPDEVTISQPTDYLSSLNLASVVADTQTRVNTITTQVQEAAKKHNGYAQIYPDLLEEVVNLVEYPTAVVGNFEPEFLELPPEVITTVMVSHQKYFPVFKAEDSKELLPYFITVSNGDPEKSDIIAKGNERVIRARLADGRYFYDNDIKQSLESFLPELEAVTFQEDLGSLRQKVDRICTVADKVSKQLNLDSQQQEYVQRAALLCKADLVSSMVYEFPELQGIMGQKYAFKSNEPEAVADAIFEHYLPRGADDILPQTVTGRVVAIADRLDTLVSIFGLGMIPTGSSDPFALRRAATAIVNITWDGDVAINLQQLIEETAADFANTYNKDKTKLVADLEDFFLQRIRTLLQDEKHIDYDLVNAVLGENDKEYTERALQDLLDVRDRASFLQQIRNNGTLDKIYETVNRSTRLAAQGDLDTQKLDPSEVVQKDLFQKTSEESFYNAVLGLVPQTQAAQQQRNYEQLIAGLAEIAPTVSTFFDGAESVLVMDDNPDIKRNRLYLLGLLRNHARVLADFGAIVKNL; encoded by the coding sequence ATGGCTAATTTTTTATTGGAAGTCGGAACGGAAGAGTTACCTGCAAGCTTTCTCAGGGGTGCTTTATCTCAGTGGAAGCAGATGATTCCCGGATCTATAGCGGAAAATTTTCTCGATAATGAAGCGGTAGAAATTTACGGTACTCCCCGCAGGTTAGCGGTGTTAATCAAGGGTTTACCGGAGCAACAAGCAGATAGGGAAGAGGAAGTCAAGGGACCACCCGCGAAAGCTGCTTTCAAGGATGGTAATCCTACTAAAGCAGCTGAAGGTTTTGCGAAAAAGCAAGGTGTTGATGTCAATCAATTAGAAGTTCGTCCCACAGATAAAGGTGATTTTGTTTTTGTTAAGAAGAGTATTAAGGGACGCTCTACTGCCGATATTCTTACGGAACTAATTCCCAACTGGATTTTTAAATTAGAAGGTAAGCGGTTGATGCGCTGGAGCGATGGGGATTTGAAGTTTTCTCGTCCGATTCGCTGGTTGGTTGCTTTGTTAGATGACAAGGTTTTACCTATTGAAATTGAAAATAATTCGGAGATGGTGAAAAGCGGTAATTCTTCTAGAGGACATCGGGTTTTACATCCAGATGAGGTAACTATTTCTCAACCGACTGATTATCTAAGCAGTTTGAATTTAGCTTCGGTGGTTGCTGATACTCAAACCCGAGTTAATACGATTACAACTCAAGTACAAGAAGCAGCCAAGAAACACAATGGTTACGCTCAAATTTATCCCGATTTGTTGGAAGAAGTTGTTAATTTAGTTGAATATCCAACTGCTGTTGTGGGTAATTTTGAACCGGAATTTTTGGAGTTACCACCGGAAGTTATTACTACGGTGATGGTTTCTCACCAAAAGTATTTTCCAGTGTTTAAAGCTGAAGATAGTAAGGAATTGCTGCCTTATTTTATTACAGTTTCTAATGGCGACCCGGAGAAATCGGATATTATTGCTAAAGGTAATGAAAGGGTAATTCGCGCTCGTTTAGCTGACGGTAGATATTTTTACGATAACGATATCAAGCAGTCTTTGGAAAGTTTTTTACCCGAATTGGAAGCTGTTACTTTCCAAGAAGATTTAGGTTCTTTACGTCAAAAGGTTGATAGAATCTGCACGGTTGCCGATAAAGTTTCAAAACAGTTAAATTTAGATTCTCAACAACAGGAATACGTCCAAAGAGCAGCTTTATTATGTAAAGCCGATTTGGTTAGTTCGATGGTGTATGAATTCCCGGAATTGCAGGGAATTATGGGTCAAAAATACGCTTTTAAATCAAACGAACCCGAAGCTGTCGCCGATGCAATTTTTGAACATTATTTACCTAGAGGTGCGGATGACATTTTACCGCAAACCGTTACGGGTAGAGTTGTGGCTATTGCTGATAGACTCGATACTTTAGTAAGTATTTTTGGTTTGGGAATGATTCCCACTGGTTCCTCCGATCCCTTTGCCTTACGTAGAGCCGCAACTGCTATTGTTAATATTACTTGGGATGGTGATGTCGCAATTAACTTACAGCAGCTAATTGAGGAAACAGCAGCAGATTTTGCGAATACTTATAACAAAGATAAAACTAAATTAGTTGCCGATCTAGAAGACTTCTTCCTACAGCGAATTCGTACCTTATTACAAGATGAGAAACATATCGACTACGACTTAGTTAATGCCGTTTTAGGAGAAAACGATAAAGAGTATACAGAGCGAGCATTACAAGACTTACTCGACGTTCGCGATCGCGCTTCATTCCTGCAACAAATTCGCAACAACGGCACCTTAGATAAAATTTACGAAACCGTCAACCGCTCCACAAGATTAGCAGCCCAAGGCGATTTAGATACTCAAAAATTAGACCCCAGTGAAGTAGTACAAAAGGACTTATTCCAAAAAACATCCGAAGAATCATTTTATAACGCAGTCTTAGGCTTAGTACCGCAAACCCAAGCAGCACAACAACAGCGGAATTACGAGCAACTGATAGCAGGATTAGCAGAAATAGCACCAACAGTTAGTACATTCTTCGATGGGGCAGAAAGCGTGTTAGTAATGGATGACAATCCGGATATTAAGCGAAATCGTCTGTATTTACTAGGGTTACTTCGTAACCACGCTCGCGTTTTAGCTGATTTTGGCGCAATTGTAAAAAATCTGTAG
- a CDS encoding DM13 domain-containing protein yields the protein MKFNKLAGFGIASILLFGSVGQLAVNLQPVQAQRAGRSIRVAAKSKSLIASGNFVKAEKATSGKAKIVNINGRRYLEFDKAFSTGNGPDVKIILHKNSSIPLNIKEGNYITLGRIKSFNGKQRYAIPNNLNLANYKSVGIWCEEFNATFGFASLRGA from the coding sequence ATGAAATTCAATAAACTAGCTGGCTTTGGAATCGCATCTATCTTATTATTCGGTAGCGTCGGACAATTAGCAGTTAATCTGCAACCAGTACAAGCTCAAAGAGCAGGAAGAAGTATTAGAGTTGCCGCAAAATCTAAATCTCTAATTGCATCCGGTAACTTTGTTAAAGCAGAGAAAGCAACTAGCGGTAAAGCTAAAATTGTGAATATTAACGGCAGACGTTATCTAGAATTTGACAAAGCATTTAGCACCGGAAACGGCCCAGATGTCAAGATTATTTTACATAAAAACAGCAGCATTCCCCTCAATATCAAAGAAGGAAATTACATTACATTGGGTAGAATCAAAAGCTTTAATGGTAAACAGCGCTATGCAATTCCCAACAACTTAAACCTTGCTAATTATAAATCTGTGGGAATCTGGTGCGAAGAATTTAACGCCACCTTTGGTTTTGCTAGCTTGCGAGGTGCTTAA